The Methanoregula sp. genome includes the window TCCTCGATCACTTCCCCTTTCATATCGAGCACGTGTCGCTGGGTGATACTCTCGATCATGAGCTTCCGGGCATAGGCGTTGTCCTGCCGGTTGTTCTCGAACAGGATCTTTAAATCCGTCATGTCGTTGGTGCGGATCACCCGGTCCTTGTCGATGCTGTAAAGATATTTTTCGAAATCTTCAGCATTCTTGAACTCGTTCATCTTGTCATCGGTGAGCCGTTCCCGGATCATCTTTGTGATCTCATCGAACCGCTTGCGTTCGATCATCTCCCGCTCACGGTCGACCATCTGGTCGGCACGCTTGATCTCGGTGTCTTTTACCTTGGTGGCGACGGATTGTTCATAGTCGAGGAGCCCGATATCCGCCTCACGCTTGATCTTTTCCCGCTTCTCGATCAGTTCCCGTGAGAGCGCACCGCGCTGCTGGATGAGATCCTGCCAGTAGGATTCATCGTAGTCAAAGTAGGGGAGATGGACGAGCTGGAGACCCCAGCGGGAGAGCGTTGTTGTCAGGTTGAACTCGAAGTCCTGTTGCAGCTCTTTCTTAAGTTCGAGATTCCCGTACAGGTCCTCGAATGAATAGCCCTTAATCTTTGATTGCAGGACATTCAGGAGTTCATTTCTGATATTGGAGAGCAGATCGATAATCTCAAGGTGCGGACGGGATTTCATCAGGTTGTCAAAGAGAAGAATGGGTTTGTCGACTTTGACCACCATCTTGCCCCTGACCCCGGCGTCAAAATTCTCCGAGGTCCTGAGGCCCCCTATGGAGAAATCAACCGGTATATCCCCATCGTCGACAAGAATGATGGTGGTCTTTTCATAAAAGTTCAGGGTTTTTAAAAATTCCAAAAGGCTGTCGGCAGTATAGGTTCCCGGGGGCAGGTCTCCCTGGTATTTTCCCCCCTGCAAGAAGATCGCCTTGGTGCCCTGCATGACCGTGATCTTCTTTGTTAAACCGGCAAAGTAGGAGTTGAGGTCGGCAGCTTCAAACCGGTGCGCCAGATCGCCCGGGCGCCTCTGCCAGACATTGGACTTGCTTAAGTCAGGGAATTCTTCCGGATACGTGGCGCTTGCGTATATGCCCGGCGCTTCAACCTTAGCACCGCAACCGGAACAGAATGTAGCTCCGGCTCTCACCGGCTGGCCGCACTTGCTGCATAGCTGACCGGCCATCAACTGCCCGCATTGTGCACAGAACTTGCTGTTTTTTTTATTTTCTGCCCCGCATGAGCGGCATTTAATAGTATCAAACATATGAGATGCCCATCCCTGTATCTTACTTAAATACGAACTGTTATTTAAAGATGAGGACGGGATCGTTCCAGCCGGTAAAATATCGGGTCAGATTTTTTGTTAATCCTCTGTAACAGGCAGAATCAAAAGATTAATTACATTCCTGTGGGTAGATTTACGTTAACCAAAGGTGGTGTGAACTATCGTCATCTGTCCGAATTGTGGAAAAAATACTCCCGAAGGCAAATTCTGTGAACACTGCGGTGCATCCGTGGGAACCACCCAGACGTTCCAGCAGGCTCCCCCGGCCCAGCAGCCGGTGTATACCCAGCAACCCGGTGTAGTAAAACAGGATAAGAATACCACTGCAGCTGCGATCCTGTCGTTCTTTTTCATAGGGTCCGGGCAGGTGTATAACGGCCAGATCGGCAAAGGCATCGGATTTCTTATCGGATTGGTCATTACTTCATTCATTCCCATCCTTCCAATCATCGTCTGGATCTATGGAGTATATGACGCCTACACGACTGCCCAGAAGATGAACACGGGCGAAATTCCCTACATCGCATCGAGCACGGGTACCGTACTCGGGTTCATTGTCGTAGAGATCATTCTCGTGATTGTATTCTTCCTCTTTATTTTTGCAATGATCATGGGAAGTTCTCCCATGTATTACTAATTTTTTCCCTTTTTTCCCTTTTTGGTGCGCCTGCGCCTCTTCGTAATCGATCCCATTTTAATACTTGAAAAAACATATTCCGCCACTAGCGAGGGAATGATTCTGCATGGTGACTACAACATCGGTTATTGAGTTTTTGGGGAAGCTGGTTCCCGGGTATGATTATCGTGCCAAGAAGAGCCGGCTGAACACTGACCGCTCGGTGCGGGAGAAACTTGCACGCGAGCTGAGAAAGGCTGCGGTGAATTTAAAAGAAGTGAGCGATCTCGCGTACCGGGACGGGAGACGGGAGGTCGTCGACCACATCAAGGATATTCTCAAGGCTATCGACCTGTTCGTTGTCGAGATCGAAGCCGCCCCGTTCGGGCAGTCACCCCTCTTCAAGCAGGATGGGGTCTCTGACGAGGATATCGATCACATGATCGAGTTCGACCGGCAGCTCGTCACCCAGCTCGAAGTGATCACCAAGACATCGGAGCTCATCTACGATCATGTCCTCAAAGGGGAGACCTCCGATATTGTCATGCAGGTGAGGAAGCTGAAAAAGGAGCTCGATCTCATGAAGAATACCTTCTCTGACCGGCTCGATTATTTCATGAAACGGTGAGGGGGAAGAGGTATGGC containing:
- a CDS encoding zinc-ribbon domain-containing protein — translated: MFDTIKCRSCGAENKKNSKFCAQCGQLMAGQLCSKCGQPVRAGATFCSGCGAKVEAPGIYASATYPEEFPDLSKSNVWQRRPGDLAHRFEAADLNSYFAGLTKKITVMQGTKAIFLQGGKYQGDLPPGTYTADSLLEFLKTLNFYEKTTIILVDDGDIPVDFSIGGLRTSENFDAGVRGKMVVKVDKPILLFDNLMKSRPHLEIIDLLSNIRNELLNVLQSKIKGYSFEDLYGNLELKKELQQDFEFNLTTTLSRWGLQLVHLPYFDYDESYWQDLIQQRGALSRELIEKREKIKREADIGLLDYEQSVATKVKDTEIKRADQMVDREREMIERKRFDEITKMIRERLTDDKMNEFKNAEDFEKYLYSIDKDRVIRTNDMTDLKILFENNRQDNAYARKLMIESITQRHVLDMKGEVIEEDVKGRRVVDDYDLEKRGKVSGQDIKEAEAGIELLRKMKATKREDVTGYQALELEKAQKAAEIEAQRLKARSGATDEAQISMAEGKQAEQLTELARMKQAKTLTEEQLMALSAKDSAAVAAALKEKYGSDQVKAMYEQRMKDQEAYVQRMQSMEERAMDRMERVHTKSLEEMGQTASTRATSGSSQGTTVVAGGGFGAPVIVGPGAPAAPAPIPKPEKKVILCRKCNAELEPTERFCNTCGEKVQP